In the genome of Labrus mixtus chromosome 21, fLabMix1.1, whole genome shotgun sequence, one region contains:
- the acbd4 gene encoding acyl-CoA-binding domain-containing protein 4 isoform X1 — MPVPAMAECVVDHQRRFQAAVDVIHNLPKNGSYRPSYEVMLRFYSLYKQAVCGPCTVARPGFWDPVGRYKWDAWSSLGDMNSESAMSAYVEEMKNVAQEVIDTMPMNEKTASLLHHFEPLYLVIDDMPRPPESLLTLKEGLKGSEDADSPARMKEGEEEHAASTEDSSPPEVADPDQEFNLSEVIDLTANTITNDSGVSEGLVLTSDSESEIFCDSVDSVEQISNIKIPVVKSNGFHNGHVSSESSAVQSHHLEGRLEVRQVGAGQGGEGADDGKGPGHNRRSRDVGRDPSYHNWRERGVPQGSPRRGAPGGGGGGGGGGAGRGGGDGSESTAERLHDVQLQQQIILALRRLREDMRSVMERLEVVERLAATHTQSSEWRPCLQCAAAASQQEEETWWPFDVSGQTVLLFLVWPFVAQGLVYLLRRAQKKNRITS, encoded by the exons ATGCCGGTCCCGGCGATGGCTGAGTGCGTGGTCGATCACCAGAGACGCTTTCAGGCTGCTGTGGATGTCATCCATAACCTCCCCAAAAATG GGTCCTACAGACCATCCTATGAGGTGATGCTGCGTTTCTACAGTCTGTACAAGCAGGCGGTGTGTGGACCCTGTACAGTAGCTCGACCCGGCTTCTGGGACCCCGTGGGGCGCTACAAatg GGATGCCTGGAGCAGCCTGGGAGACATGAACAGTGAGAGCGCCATGTCAGCTTACGTGGAAGAGATGAAGAATGTAGCTCAGGAG GTCATCGACACCATGCCCATGAATGAGAAGACCGCCTCGCTTCTCCACCACTTCGAGCCTCTCTACCTGGTGATCGACGACATGCCGCGGCCTCCAGAGTCTCTGCTCACGCTCAAAGAAG GCCTTAAAGGCAGTGAGGACGCTGACAGTCCTGCACGGATgaaggagggggaagaggagcaCGCTGCTTCTACAGAAGACTCTTCTCCTCCAGAGGTTGCAGATCCGGATCAGGAGTTCAACCTGTCCGAGGTTATAGACCTCACGGCTAACACCATCACCAACG ACTCAGGTGTGTCGGAGGGTTTGGTGTTGACCAGCGACTCAGAGAGCGAGATCTTCTGTGACTCTGTGGATTCAGTCGAGCAAATCAGCAACATCAAG ATTCCAGTCGTCAAGTCAAACGGTTTCCACAACGGCCACGTGTCCTCGGAGTCCTCTGCGGTTCAAAGCCATCACCTCGAAGGTCGCCTGGAGGTCAGACAGGTCGGAGCAGGTCAGGGTGGAGAGGGGGCGGACGATGGGAAAGGTCCAGGACACAACAGGAGGAGTCGAGACGTCGGACGGGACCCTTCGTACCACAACTGGAGAGAAC GTGGTGTTCCTCAGGGCAGTCCGAGACGGGGGGCACCGGgcggaggtggtggtggaggaggaggaggggccggGCGAGGAGGCGGAGACGGCTCAGAGTCGACAGCAGAGAGGCTGCATGAcgtccagctgcagcagcagatcatCCTGGCCCTACGGAGGCTcagagaggacatgaggagCGTGATGGAGCGCCTGGAGGTGGTGGAGAGGCTCGCTGCCACGCAT ACCCAGAGTTCAGAGTGGAGGCCGTGTCTGCAGTGTGCAGCTGCAGCCTCACAACAAGAG